Proteins from a genomic interval of Sparus aurata chromosome 21, fSpaAur1.1, whole genome shotgun sequence:
- the stk11 gene encoding serine/threonine-protein kinase STK11 gives MSTGELHHLDYLNENELMEMDTFIHRIDSTEVIYQPRRKRAKLIGKYLMGDLLGEGSYGKVKEMLDSETLCRRAVKILKKKKLRRIPNGEANVKKEIQLLRRLQHKNVIQLVDVLYNEEKQKMYMVMEYCVCGMQEMLDSVPEKRFPVFQAHGYFCQLLDGLEYLHSQGIVHKDIKPGNLLLTTDGALKISDLGVAEALHPFAEDDTCRTSQGSPAFQPPEIANGLDTFSGFKVDIWSAGVTLYNITTSLYPFEGDNIYKLFENIGKGDYTIPEECGPLLSDLLRGMLEYDPAKRFSIQNIRQHNWVRKKHPPSEPPVPIPASAESRDPWRSMTVVPYLEDLHGYTEEDDDELYDGEDEIIYTQDFTVPGQVAEEDHDQGHADHSPALAKPVCVNGTEGGTLNSKAKAERRSSSSSNPSRKGVSTASKIRKLSTCKQQ, from the exons ATGAGTACCGGCGAGTTGCATCATCTTGACTAtctaaatgaaaatgaactGATGGAGATGGATACCTTCATTCACCGCATTGACTCTACAGAGGTGATCTACCAGCCCCGGAGGAAGAGGGCAAAGCTGATAGGAAAGTACTTGATGGGAGACCTGCTCGGGGAGGGATCTTATGGCAAAGTGAAAGAGATGCTGGACTCAGAGACACTTTGTCGCAGGGCTGTAAAAatactgaagaagaagaagctgaggaGGATTCCTAATGGAGAAGCCAATGTGAAaaa GGAGATTCAGCTGCTAAGAAGACTCCAACACAAGAATGTGATTCAGTTGGTGGACGTGCTCTacaatgaggagaagcagaAAAT GTATATGGTGATGGAGTATTGCGTTTGTGGGATGCAAGAAATGCTGGACAGCGTCCCAGAAAAAAGGTTTCCAGTATTTCAAGCTCACGG gtacTTTTGCCAACTCTTAGATGGCCTTGAATATTTGCACAGCCAGGGAATAGTTCACAAAGACATTAAACCAGGGAATCTGCTGCTGACCACAGACGGGGCACTTAAAATCTCCGACCTGGGAGTAGCAGAG GCCCTTCACCCATTTGCAGAGGATGACACATGTCGCACCAGTCAGGGCTCTCCGGCCTTCCAGCCTCCAGAGATCGCCAACGGACTGGACACCTTTTCAGGGTTTAAAGTGGACATTTGGTCTGCTGGAGTAACACT ATACAACATTACAACGAGTCTGTATCCGTTCGAGGGGGACAACATCTATAAGCTATTTGAGAACATTGGAAAAGGAGACTACACTATTCCCGAGGAGTGTGGACCCCTGCTGTCAGACCTGCTGCGAG gaatGCTTGAGTATGACCCTGCAAAGAGGTTCTCCATACAGAACATAAGACAACACAA CTGGGTGCGTAAGAAACATCCTCCGTCTGAGCCCCCCGTGCCGATCCCTGCCAGCGCTGAGAGCAGGGATCCTTGGCGGAGTATGACGGTGGTGCCCTACCTGGAGGATCTGCACGGCTACACCGAGGAGGACGACGACGAGCTCTACGATGGAGAGGACGAGATCATATACACTCAGGACTTCACAGTGCCAG gaCAAGTGGCCGAGGAAGATCATGATCAGGGGCACGCAGACCACAGTCCAGCTCTAGCCAAGCCAGTTTGTGTGAACGGGACAGAGGGCGGGACTCTGAACAGCAAGGCCAAAGCGGAGCGCCGATCCTCCTCTTCGTCCAACCCCTCACGTAAAGGAGTCTCCACAGCCAGCAAGATCCGCAAGCTCTCCACCTGCAAACAGCAATGa